A window of the Lactuca sativa cultivar Salinas chromosome 5, Lsat_Salinas_v11, whole genome shotgun sequence genome harbors these coding sequences:
- the LOC111881882 gene encoding probable protein phosphatase 2C 27: MCVHDTDKDNLSHSAEDSSAQLASDQITLSNSFPMDSIGENAVVTHEKQGNFIPVLRSGDWSDIGSRSYMEDTHICIPNLAQNFGDEVSHKEIVSFYGVFDGHGGKGASHFVRDQLPRIIIEDANFPLELEKVIMRSFMETDAEFAKSCSIERSLSSGTTALTAMIFGRSLLVANAGDCRAVLSRHGLALEMSRDHRPCCHKERTRVESLGGFIEDGYLNGQLGVTRAIGNFHIKGLKGIGDNCGPLSAEPEVKMVTLTQEDEFLIIGSDGIWDVFRNQNAVDFVRRRLQEHNDVKRCCKEMVEEALKRGAVDNLTVVVVCFQAEVPPQVVVERGRVRRSISAEGLLNIKFHLDS; this comes from the exons ATGTGTGTGCACGACACAGACAAGGATAATCTAAGCCATTCAGCAGAAGATAGCAGCGCACAGCTTGCTTCCGATCAGATTACTCTTTCAAATTCTTTTCCG ATGGATAGCATCGGTGAGAATGCAGTTGTTACACATGAAAAACAGGGTAATTTCATCCCTGTTCTTCGATCTGGAGACTGGTCTGATATCGGAAGTCGTTCATACATGGAGGATACACACATTTGCATTCCAAATCTAGCTCAAAATTTCGGTGATGAAGTCTCCCACAAAGAAATTGTCTCATTCTATGGC GTGTTTGATGGGCATGGAGGAAAGGGGGCATCACATTTTGTTCGAGATCAATTACCAAGAATCATAATTGAAGATGCTAATTTTCCATTAGAGCTTGAGAAAGTTATCATGAGATCATTTATGGAAACAGATGCTGAATTTGCAAAGTCATGTTCTATTGAACGCTCTCTATCTTCTGGCACAACTGCTCTTACTGCTATGATCTTTGGGAG ATCTCTACTTGTGGCCAACGCCGGAGATTGTAGGGCGGTTCTTTCCCGCCATGGATTAGCTTTGGAGATGTCAAGAGACCACCGTCCATGTTGTCACAAAGAAAGGACACGTGTCGAATCTTTAGGTGGCTTCATAGAAGATGGCTACTTAAATGGTCAATTAGGTGTGACTCGAGCTATAGGTAACTTTCACATAAAAGGTCTGAAAGGAATTGGTGACAATTGTGGCCCATTAAGTGCTGAACCGGAGGTTAAAATGGTCACTTTGACTCAAGAAGATGAGTTTTTGATAATTGGAAGTGATGGGATTTGGGATGTTTTTAGGAATCAAAATGCTGTGGATTTTGTTAGGAGAAGATTGCAAGAACATAATGATGTGAAGCGGTGTTGTAAGGAGATGGTGGAGGAGGCGTTGAAGAGAGGGGCGGTGGATAATTTGACGGTGGTGGTTGTGTGTTTTCAGGCGGAAGTGCCGCCGCAAGTGGTGGTGGAGAGAGGTAGGGTTAGGAGGAGTATTTCGGCGGAAGGGTTGCTTAATATTAAATTCCATCTCGACtcttga